One Chloroflexota bacterium DNA window includes the following coding sequences:
- a CDS encoding adenylate/guanylate cyclase domain-containing protein produces the protein MDLAPVICANCGTPNDAGRKFCSECGHGLGVACAVCGTLNAPSVKFCGECGSPMQADAAAAPKASAEPSAERRLVSVMFADLVGFTTASEGRDAEETRELLTRYFEMARAAVERHGGTLEKFIGDAVMAVWGAPTAHEDDAERAVRAAMEIIAAVPSLGDEQHPIQARAGVLTGEAAVTIGAVNQGLIAGDMVNTASRLQSAAAPGTLLVGEATYRATSNAISFEPAGEQALRGKASPIPAWRAIAVVARRGGSGRSELLEPPFVGREDELRLLKDLFDATVRERKSRLISVIGQAGIGKSRLAWEFEKYLDGVVETVWWHQGRSPAYGEGISYWALVEMVRGRAGIGEGDDEATIRSRLNATLEQFVPDAGERRWIAPRLAGLLGIEQLPAESREELFAAWRTLFERMSEQAPVVLIFTDLQWADQGMLDFVENLLAWARTAPIFVVALARPELAERRPDWGSGVRTLTRLNLEPLADAEIGEMLEGLVPGLPPAALRSIVGRAEGIPLYAVETVRMLLDRELIVPDDGRYRLTGNLASLGVAETLHALIASRLDANRPEDRALLQDASVLGQTFTLDALAAVAGEEPAALTERLERLVRRQLLALDQDPRSPERGQYGFVQALVREVAYASLARADRRVRHMAAARHVESLGVDELAGVLASHYFAAYQASKAGAEADALAAQARIALQAAAERAAALNSHRQARGYFEQAITVTSDPAEQAVLHLRATESGESTFDMDRAIEHASAARELYRSLGDLPGLVRATTWLGRHQTSAKLEPQAVVTFEEGLRDGEPIADSPEFAALLAELSRVYMMMNRDEEAIATADRSLELSGRHGLVLPVVEALINKGTALENAGRMTEAVATLRGAIAEAERHGLAVSALRARNNLLGAIEVDDLNEAMVLLREGYEQSVRLGGAGFVQQFVYNMAINSPHTGEWGAWMDEMAAIEDAEPLHAFYQVSFAEARASLAAARGDQREADAQLARAASAAQQLDSLLVTSSEAMTESRVAFFRGDWVRSARRGLDAGRDQNFSHDGPHFASLAAMAGALPGELAAAITALDDFARGGRIAAASFAAAEAGQAARSGRLDEARAGFRRALGLFREGGDLLSEALTGLIWGLLAGGRDAEAAAAEKAAEAFFTERGAAPMLADLHAAFVPLSDEAAVTATPASSRSRVPSA, from the coding sequence TTCACGACCGCCTCCGAGGGACGCGATGCGGAGGAGACGCGCGAGCTGCTGACCCGCTACTTCGAGATGGCGCGCGCGGCGGTCGAGCGGCACGGCGGGACGCTGGAGAAGTTCATCGGCGATGCGGTGATGGCGGTCTGGGGAGCGCCCACAGCCCACGAGGACGATGCCGAGCGCGCGGTCCGCGCGGCCATGGAGATCATCGCGGCGGTCCCGAGCCTGGGTGACGAACAGCACCCGATCCAGGCCCGCGCAGGGGTGCTGACGGGAGAGGCGGCGGTGACGATCGGCGCCGTCAACCAGGGACTGATCGCCGGTGACATGGTCAACACCGCGAGCCGCCTCCAGTCGGCCGCCGCTCCCGGCACCCTGCTGGTGGGCGAGGCGACCTACCGCGCCACGTCCAACGCCATCTCGTTCGAGCCGGCCGGCGAGCAGGCCCTCAGGGGCAAGGCCAGCCCGATCCCCGCCTGGCGCGCGATCGCCGTGGTGGCACGGCGCGGTGGATCGGGCCGGAGCGAGCTGCTCGAGCCGCCATTCGTGGGCCGCGAGGACGAGCTGCGACTGCTCAAGGACCTCTTCGACGCCACCGTCCGCGAGCGCAAGTCGCGGCTGATCAGCGTCATCGGGCAGGCCGGCATCGGCAAGTCAAGGCTGGCCTGGGAATTCGAGAAGTACCTCGACGGCGTCGTCGAAACTGTGTGGTGGCACCAGGGCCGCTCCCCGGCCTACGGGGAGGGGATCAGCTACTGGGCGCTGGTCGAGATGGTGCGGGGGCGCGCCGGCATCGGTGAGGGAGACGACGAGGCCACGATCCGCAGCCGCTTGAACGCGACGCTGGAGCAGTTCGTGCCCGACGCCGGGGAGCGGCGCTGGATCGCGCCGCGCCTGGCCGGCCTGCTGGGGATCGAGCAGCTGCCGGCCGAGAGCCGCGAGGAGCTGTTCGCGGCGTGGCGCACCCTCTTCGAGCGGATGTCCGAGCAGGCGCCGGTGGTCCTCATCTTCACCGACCTGCAATGGGCCGACCAGGGGATGCTCGACTTCGTCGAGAACCTGCTCGCCTGGGCCCGAACGGCACCGATCTTCGTCGTGGCGCTGGCGCGCCCGGAGCTGGCCGAGCGGCGGCCCGACTGGGGGAGCGGCGTCCGGACGCTCACGCGCCTCAACCTCGAGCCGCTGGCGGACGCGGAGATCGGCGAGATGCTGGAGGGGCTCGTGCCGGGACTCCCGCCCGCGGCGCTGCGCTCGATCGTGGGGCGCGCCGAGGGGATCCCGCTCTACGCGGTGGAGACGGTGCGGATGCTCCTCGACCGCGAGCTGATCGTGCCCGACGACGGCCGCTACCGTCTCACCGGAAACCTCGCCTCGCTCGGGGTGGCGGAGACGCTCCATGCGCTGATCGCCAGCCGTCTCGACGCGAACCGGCCGGAGGACCGCGCGCTGCTGCAGGACGCATCGGTCCTTGGCCAGACCTTCACCCTCGACGCGCTTGCGGCCGTGGCAGGTGAGGAGCCAGCCGCGCTGACGGAGCGGCTCGAGCGCCTCGTACGACGGCAGCTGCTCGCGCTCGACCAGGACCCGCGATCGCCGGAGCGCGGTCAATACGGGTTCGTGCAGGCGCTCGTGCGCGAGGTCGCCTACGCCTCGCTGGCGCGTGCGGACCGTCGGGTCCGGCACATGGCCGCCGCCCGCCACGTCGAGTCGCTCGGCGTCGACGAGCTGGCCGGCGTGCTGGCCAGCCACTACTTCGCGGCCTACCAGGCCTCGAAGGCCGGCGCCGAGGCCGATGCGCTGGCGGCCCAGGCCCGGATTGCGCTCCAGGCCGCGGCCGAGCGCGCTGCAGCGCTCAACTCGCACCGCCAGGCGCGCGGCTACTTCGAGCAGGCGATCACCGTGACGTCCGATCCGGCCGAGCAGGCGGTCCTTCATCTGCGCGCCACCGAGTCGGGGGAGAGCACCTTCGACATGGATCGTGCCATCGAGCATGCCAGCGCCGCACGGGAGCTCTACCGTTCGCTCGGCGACCTGCCCGGCCTGGTGCGCGCCACGACCTGGCTCGGCCGCCACCAGACCTCGGCCAAGCTCGAGCCGCAGGCGGTCGTCACATTCGAGGAGGGGCTGCGCGACGGCGAGCCGATCGCCGACTCGCCCGAGTTCGCGGCCCTGCTGGCGGAGCTGTCGCGGGTCTACATGATGATGAACCGCGACGAGGAGGCGATCGCGACGGCCGACCGCTCGCTGGAGCTCTCGGGCCGCCACGGGCTCGTGCTCCCCGTGGTCGAGGCCCTCATCAACAAGGGGACCGCGCTGGAGAACGCCGGGCGGATGACCGAGGCGGTCGCCACCCTGCGCGGGGCAATCGCCGAGGCGGAGCGCCACGGACTTGCCGTCAGCGCGCTGCGCGCACGAAATAACCTGCTCGGCGCCATCGAGGTGGACGATCTGAACGAGGCGATGGTCCTCCTGCGCGAGGGATACGAGCAGTCAGTCCGACTTGGCGGCGCGGGCTTCGTGCAGCAGTTCGTCTACAACATGGCGATTAACTCTCCACACACGGGAGAGTGGGGCGCGTGGATGGATGAGATGGCGGCAATCGAGGATGCCGAGCCACTCCATGCGTTCTACCAGGTGTCCTTCGCCGAGGCTCGCGCGTCGCTGGCCGCAGCGCGCGGTGACCAGCGTGAAGCCGATGCACAGCTGGCCCGAGCCGCCAGCGCCGCGCAGCAGCTCGACAGCTTGCTCGTGACCTCCAGCGAAGCCATGACCGAGTCGCGCGTCGCCTTCTTCCGGGGCGACTGGGTGCGATCTGCCCGACGCGGTCTCGACGCGGGACGGGACCAGAACTTCAGCCACGACGGCCCTCATTTCGCTTCGTTGGCGGCCATGGCAGGCGCGCTGCCAGGGGAACTCGCTGCCGCCATCACAGCGCTCGACGACTTTGCCCGTGGTGGACGCATCGCGGCCGCGTCATTCGCTGCCGCCGAGGCTGGCCAGGCGGCGCGAAGCGGTCGGCTCGACGAGGCGCGAGCGGGGTTCCGTCGTGCGCTGGGCCTCTTCCGCGAGGGTGGGGATCTCCTCAGCGAGGCGCTCACCGGGCTGATCTGGGGCCTGCTCGCCGGGGGACGTGACGCGGAGGCGGCCGCGGCGGAGAAGGCCGCCGAAGCCTTCTTCACCGAGCGCGGAGCCGCTCCCATGCTGGCCGACCTACACGCCGCATTCGTTCCGCTCTCGGACGAGGCTGCGGTCACCGCCACACCCGCCTCATCCCGGAGCCGCGTCCCCTCGGCATGA